The region TCAGCACGGGGTTGATGACGTACCCGACCTCGCCGTCGACGTTGTAGCTGAAGGCGCGAAGCGCGAACCCGATCTGGTTCGCCGCCACGCCCGCTCGTCCCGGCAGCTCGACGGTGTCGATCAGGTCTGTGATGAGCGCACGCACGCCCTCGTCGATCTCGTCAATGGGGGCGCATACGGTGCGCAGCACAGGGTCGCCGTAGAGGCGGATCTCACGAACGGTCATCAGACGGCCTTCGCTCGCAGACCTTCGATGAGCGCGGCGGCCACCTCGCGCGCAGCCTGGCGCGTCGCCGGCTGAAGACTGGCGAAGTCGATCGCGCCTCCGCCGGCGATCTGCGCGTCATACGGGATGCGCAGCACGTGCTTGGCGCGCGTCGCGAAGTGCGACTCGAGTTCGCTCAGGCGCACCAGCGGGGCACCGGGAGTCGACTGGTTGAGCACGACGATCGCCTCACGTGCGAGGGCCGCGTGACCGTTCGTCTCGAGCCACGTGATGGTCTCGGATGCCAGACGAGCCTCGTCGACGCTCAGCCCGGAGACGATGATCAGCTGATCGGCGAGATCGAGCGTCGCACCCATCACCGAGTGCACGATGCCGGTGCCGGAGTCGGTGAGCACGAGGGAGTAGTACTGCGCCGCGACGGTGGCGACATCTCGGTAGTCTGCGTCCCCGAAAGCCTCGGACACGCGCGGATCGGCGTCGGATGCGAGGACATCGAGTCGGGTCTGATCGCGGGCGACGAGGGCCGAGACGTCGTGGAAGCCGCGGATGTCGTGCTGTGCGCGCACGAGGTCGCGCACCGACTTCGCATGCGAGCCGACGACGCGCTCGGCGAGCGTGCCACGGTCGGGGTTCGCATCGACGGCGATCACGCGGTCGTCGCGCGCATCGGCCAGTGCCATTCCGAGCAAAGCTGTCACTGTCGTCTTGCCGACGCCTCCCTTGCGCGACAGCACCGGCACGAACCGCGCGGTTCCAGTGAGCGGCGCCGCGATGCGAGCGCTGAGCTGCTTGCGCTCTCGGGCCTTGCGGCTGTCGCCGACATTGATGCGGCCACCGGACACCGAGTAGAGCAGGTGGCTCCAGGTGCCCTCGGGCTCCGGCTTCGCCACGCGTGCCGGGTCGAGCAGGCGGTCGGCGGTGAGCAGGTCGGCGGTCTCGCTGCTGGAGGCGGAGCCGAGATCGTCCAGACGCTTCGAGGTCAGGGCGATCTCAGCGGGACGCACGGGCGCGGGGCGCGCCTCGGGTGCGGAGTCGTCGGTGGCCACGGTGTGGTTCTCCTCTGCGGGGGTGGCAGCAGGCCGCGGCGACACGGCGACTGCCGACAGGGCGGCGGATGCCGGAGCGGTCGTCGCCGTGGGGTCTGGTGCGAGCCGAGGGGCGGGTGCATCGTCCGGCGCCGGCACGCTGTCCGGCATAGGTGCGGTGACGGAGACCGGAGCCGCCTGGGTCATGGCCGATCCCTCGGAGCCGGAAGCGGGCTCAGCGGGCGCACTGGAGCTGGATGCCGCGGCCGCCGACGACCCGGCGGGAGGCAGGTCTTCGCCGGCGGCTGTGCGCTCACCGACCTCCTCCACGCCGGCGAGCTCTGCCACGCCCTCGACTTCTGTGGCTCCTTCGCCGAGAGCGCCGTCGTCGAGTCCGTCGTCGTCGTCCTCGTCCTCTACCTCGTGGACGTGCTCCGCCTCGTCGTCCTCTAGATCTTCGTCGTCGTCGTCATCATCGTCGTCGTCGTCATCTTCGTCATCGTCGTCATCGTCGTCGTCGTCGTCGTCATCATCGTCGTCGTCGTCGTCATCATCGACGTCATCGACGTCATCGTCGTCATCGTCGTCGTCTTCGTCGACGTCGTCGATATCCGAAGCCGCGGCACCGGCTTCGGCCACTGCATCGACCACGTCGCCGAACCGGTCGTCGACGCCGTTCGCCTCGGTCTCCGCCGGCGCAGCCTCGACCGGCTCATCCTCGATCGGCTCGACCGGCGTCGAACCGACCTCGACCGGCTCGTCGACGAGGTCATCGTCGTGATCGGCCTCCCCCTCGATGACGTCGAATTCGACGACGTCGGCGTCCGTGGAGTCAACCATGTCAGCATCCGCCGGATCGTCCTCGACTGCCGCATCCGCCTCGATCTGCTCGGCTGCAGTCCCGTCGTCGATGATCTCGGCGACCAGTTCGGCCTCCTCTTCCGCCGGAACGTGGTGTGCCTCGTCCTCGACGCTCGGATCGGCGTGCGGCGCTGCAGGCAGTTCCTCTGCGGGCAGCTCGATCACGACGTCTGGCGCCTCCTGCTGAATGCGCGCGAGCACCTCGGCGTCGGCGACAGCCGATGTGTCGATGATGAGATCCGTGACCATGGACGTGGGAATGTCGTCGACGACCTCGTCATCGACCGCCTCGTCGTACATGTCGTCGTCCCCGCCGGTCGGCAGGACCACCGAGACATGAGCGGTGCCGCCTGTCAGGCCGATTCCCATCGCGTCCGACGACGGGGTGTCATCGAGCAC is a window of Microbacterium esteraromaticum DNA encoding:
- a CDS encoding MinD/ParA family protein; the encoded protein is MNPKNNVDPEGDDSLGVLDDTPSSDAMGIGLTGGTAHVSVVLPTGGDDDMYDEAVDDEVVDDIPTSMVTDLIIDTSAVADAEVLARIQQEAPDVVIELPAEELPAAPHADPSVEDEAHHVPAEEEAELVAEIIDDGTAAEQIEADAAVEDDPADADMVDSTDADVVEFDVIEGEADHDDDLVDEPVEVGSTPVEPIEDEPVEAAPAETEANGVDDRFGDVVDAVAEAGAAASDIDDVDEDDDDDDDDVDDVDDDDDDDDDDDDDDDDDDDDEDDDDDDDDDDDEDLEDDEAEHVHEVEDEDDDDGLDDGALGEGATEVEGVAELAGVEEVGERTAAGEDLPPAGSSAAAASSSSAPAEPASGSEGSAMTQAAPVSVTAPMPDSVPAPDDAPAPRLAPDPTATTAPASAALSAVAVSPRPAATPAEENHTVATDDSAPEARPAPVRPAEIALTSKRLDDLGSASSSETADLLTADRLLDPARVAKPEPEGTWSHLLYSVSGGRINVGDSRKARERKQLSARIAAPLTGTARFVPVLSRKGGVGKTTVTALLGMALADARDDRVIAVDANPDRGTLAERVVGSHAKSVRDLVRAQHDIRGFHDVSALVARDQTRLDVLASDADPRVSEAFGDADYRDVATVAAQYYSLVLTDSGTGIVHSVMGATLDLADQLIIVSGLSVDEARLASETITWLETNGHAALAREAIVVLNQSTPGAPLVRLSELESHFATRAKHVLRIPYDAQIAGGGAIDFASLQPATRQAAREVAAALIEGLRAKAV